GAAGGCGGCGCATACAGCCCGCTACGGAAATAGGTGTCGATGAAGTTCAAGCCGATCGCATGGTTACGCACTCGCACCTGTTGCGGCCCGGGCGGGGCAGGTTCGAACTCCACAATCTGCAGCACTTCCGGGCCGCCATGCTGGCTGAACTGGATACGCTTGGCCATCTCGCACTCCTGTTGTCGGGATCGGGAAAGGCCTTCTATCGGACGCCTTTGCCTGATCGCCGTCAACTGCGGCGTGCCGCCTGCCGGTGGTATGCTACGCGGCGAATTCTTCCCTGCCCGTTCCTGGTGACCCGATGACTAGCCGCACCGAGGCCGTGAAAGCCTACCTGCTCGACCTGCAAGACCGCATTTGCTCTGCCCTCGAAACCGAGGACGGTGGCGCCCGCTTTGTCGAGGATGCCTGGGTGCGCGAAGCCGGTGGCGGGGGCCGCACGCGGGTGATTGGTGAAGGCAAGGTGATCGAGAAAGGTGGCGTGAACTTCTCCCACGTGTTCGGCGCCGGGTTGCCGCCATCGGCCAGTGCTCACCGCCCCGAGCTGGCGGGCCGTGGCTTCGAGGCCTTGGGCGTGTCGCTGGTGATCCACCCGCACAACCCGCATGTGCCAACGTCCCACGCCAACGTGCGCTTCTTCATCGCCGAGAAGGAAGGCGAAGAAGCGGTGTGGTGGTTCGGTGGCGGTTTTGACCTTACGCCTTACTACGGCAACGAAGAAGACTGCATACATTGGCACCGCGTCGCCGAGCAGGCTTGTGCGCCATTTGGTGCCGATGTGTACCCACGCTATAAAGCCTGGTGCGATCGCTACTTCCACCTCAAGCACCGTGGCGAGCCACGCGGCATTGGCGGGTTGTTCTTCGATGACCTCAACGAGTGGGACTTCGACACCTGCTTCGCCTTCATTCGCGCCATCGGCGATGCCTTTGTTGATGCGTACCTGCCGATTGTACAGCGTCGCAAGGACACGCCTTACACTGCCCAGCAGCGTGAGTTCCAGGAGTACCGCCGTGGCCGCTATGTGGAATTCAACCTGGTCTACGACCGGGGTACCCTGTTCGGCCTGCAGTCGGGCGGGCGCACCGAGTCGATCCTGATGTCGCTGCCGCCGCAAGTGCGCTGGGGCTACGACTGGAAGGCCGCACCCGGCAGCGAGGAAGCGCGCTTGACCGAATACTACCTGCAAGACCGCGACTGGCTTGGCCAGTAAGCCTGTGGATAACCAAGGAGCCGTCATGGATCAGTACGTCGTTTTTGGTAACCCCATTGGCCACAGCAAGTCGCCGCTTATCCACCGCCTGTTTGCCGAGCAGACCGGGCAGCAACTGGAATACGCGACCTTGCTGGCGCCGCTGGACGAATTCAGCGATTGCGCGCGCGGCTTTTTCAAGCAAGGCAGCGGTGGCAACGTTACTGTGCCGTTCAAGGAAGAAGCTTATCGCCTGTGCGACAGCCTGACCCCCCGTGCCCAGCGTGCTGGCGCGGTGAACACCTTGAGCAAGCTGGCTGATGGCAGTTTGCAAGGCGACAACACTGATGGCGCGGGCCTGGTGCGTGACCTGACGGTGAACGCCGGGGTTGAGCTGGCAGGCAAGCGCATCCTCGTGCTTGGGGCCGGTGGCGCCGTGCGTGGTGTGCTGGAGCCGATTTTGGCCCACAAGCCGCAGACGCTGGTGATCGCCAACCGCACGGTGGAAAAGGCCGAGCAGCTGGCGCGTGAGTTTGATGAGCTAGGGCCGGTGGTGGCCAGCGGGTTTGCCTGGTTGCAGGAGCCTGTGGATGTGATCATCAATGCGACATCGGCAAGCCTGGCCGGTGAGATGCCGCCGATTGCCGACAGCCTGGTCGAGGCTGGGCGTACGGTTTGCTACGACATGATGTATGGCAAGGAGCCGACGCCGTTTTGCCAGTGGGCCAGCCGTTTGGGTGCTGCCAAGGTGCTTGATGGGCTGGGCATGCTGGCCGAGCAGGCGGCGGAGGCATTCTTTATCTGGCGTGGGGTGCGGCCGGATACGGCGCCTGTGCTGGCCGAGCTGCGCCGGCAGTTGGCTCGGGGCTGAGGTTGTTGGGGCCGCTTTGCGGCCCATCGCGGATGAATCCGCTCCTATAGGCTGATCGCGGGCCCTTGTAGGAGCGGATTTATCCGCGATGGGGTGCGAAGCGCCCCCTTCACTCTTCAAACTGAATCGGGCAAAGCTCCACCCCTTCGAGCTTCTGCAACTCCTCGATCACTTGCGGCCTAGCCCGGTGCAGCGTCAGGCTACCGCCCGTGCGTATCAGCCGCCTTGCCTCGCGGTGCAACATATCCACACCCGAGTAATCGATGAAATTCACCTGCCGCGCATCAATCACCACATGCGGGCCTTGGCAGCGTTGCAACCGCACCTGCAGGTAATGCGCCGCACCGAAGAAAATCGACCCGCCCACCCGCAGCACATCAGCCTCCCCTTCCCGGCTCTGCTGCACCCGTGGCCGCGACGTGCGCTTGAGGTAAAAGAACAGCGATGCCAGCACCCCGGCATAGATCGCCGTTTGCAACTCCAGCAGCAAGGTTGCCGCAGCGGTCAGGGCCATGACCAGAAATTCCGACCGGCTGACCCGGAACAACGCCCTGATAGCCCGATGGTCCACCAGCCCCCAACAGATCAGCAAAATGCTGCCGGCCATGGCCGGGATGGGCAGGTGTGCGATCAACCCGGCACCGGTGACGGCGAACAACGCCACCCACAGCGCCGAAAATACCCCGGCCATTGGCGATCGGGCACCCGCGTCGTAGCTCAGGCCCGAGCGAGTGAAAGACCCCGAGGACAGGTAACCGGAAAAGAACGCGCCGACGATGTTCGAGAGGCCCTGGGCTCGGATTTCCTGGTCGGCGTCGATCAACTGTTCGGAGCGCCCAGATAACGAGCGGGCAATCGACAGGCTGGTAACCAACCCGAGCATGCCCACCGCCACGGCGCTAGGTAACAGGCGCAGCATGAGCTCGACGTCCAGAAGCGGCAGCGGGCTCAAAGGAGGAAGCTGGCCAGTGAACGCGGGCACACGGGGGACATGGCCAAAAAAGCCCGGCATCAGCCAGGCCAGCAGGCTTACAACGATCAGACTTATCAACAGGCTCGGCCAGCGTGGCCGCCAGAGTTTCAGGGCCATGCCGATCACGACCGTTGCCAAGCCCAAAAGCAGTGACGGCAAGTCGACGTCACCTGCATGGCTGGCCAGGTCCTGCACGGTCTTTAGCGCCGTGGCCTGGCTTGGCAGGTCCATGCCCAGCAGGTTGGGTAACTGGCCCAAAGCAATGACGATGGCTGCGCCCAGCGTGAAGCCGAGCACCACTGAATGAGAGACGAAATTGACCAATGCGCCGAAGCGCATCAGGCCGAGCAGCAACTGGAAGATGCCGCCGAGAAACGTCAGCAGCAGTACCAAGGTCACGTAATCGGCGCTGCCCGCCACGGCCAGCGGGCTGATGCTGGCGTAGAGGACGATGGAAATGGCGGCGGTCGGGCCGCAGATCAGGTGCCAGGATGAACCCCACAGGCAAGCGATGAGTACCGGAACGATGGCCGCGTAAAGCCCGTATTCGGCAGGCAGGCCGGCGATCAGGGCGTAGGCGATGGATTGTGGCAGGGCGAGGATGGCACCGCTGAGGCCTACCAGCAGGTCTTGGCGCAGGCTGCGGCCGGTTTGGCGGGGGAGCCAAGCCAGGAAGGGCAGCAGTTGGTGGGCTCGGGGCATGCATTGATCCTGTTCAAAAGCGCAGGCGAGGGCTTTGCCCTCGTTTCGCGACACAAGGCCGCTCCCACAGGCGATTGTGTTCCGCTGTATGAGCAGCCTAACAGACGAAAATCAGAGTTTGGCCTTCAACCTTTGCGCAGCATCCGCGCCTTTTAATGTAGTCACGCCCGCCAGCCACACATCCAGTACTTCAGGATGTGCCTTCACCCAAGCCCTGGCGGCCTCATCAAAGCTGATCTTTTTATCCACAACCTCGGCCATGATGCTGTTTTCCATGTCCAGCGTGAAGCTCAGGTTACTCAGCACTTTCGCTGCATTCGGGCAGGCTTGTGGATAACCTTTGCGCGTCAGGGTAAACACTTCACCCTTGCTGCCAAACCATTTTTCCCCGCCGGTGAGGTAATGCATCTTCAATTTCACGTTCATGGGATGGGGCGTCCAGCCTAGAAACGTAATGAACTGGTTCTTCTTCACTGCACGGTCCACCTGCGCCAGCATCGCCTGCTCGCTGGACTCCACCAGCTTCCACTGGCCGAGGTTGAACTCGTTCTTGTCGATGATCTCTTTCAGCGACAGGTTGGCCGGCGCGCCGGAGCCGATCCCGTAAAGCTTCTTGTCAAACTGGTCGGCGTGCTTCTGCAGGTCGGCAAAGTCTTTTACACCGGCGTTCCACACATCGTCCGGCACGGCCAGGGTGAACTCGGTGCCTTCGAGATTGCGCGACAATTGCTGCACATCGCCTGTGGCAATGAATTTGTCATGGAAGCCTTGCTGCGCTGGCATCCAGTTGCCCAGGAAGGCATCGACCTTGCCGTCCTTGAGGCCGCCATAAATGATCGGCACCGCCAGGCTGTCGATTTTTACCTGGTAGCCGAGGCTTTCGAGCAGCAGGCGGGCTACTGCGTTGGTCGAGGCGATGTCGCTCCAGCCAGGGTCGGCCAGCTTCACGGTGTTGCATTGCGCGTCGTCGGCGTAGGCCGTGGCGGTGCCCAGGCTCATTACAAGGGCAATAACGGCTGTGGAGAACTTCTGCATGGCGGCCTCTCTTCTCAATCCATGGGTGCGGGCTGTGGATAACGTGCCTTGCGCTCGAGGTCGTCGAGATCGATGTGGTTGCGCATGTACTGTTGGCTGGCGTCCACCAACGGTTGGTGGTCCCAGCTTTTCAGCTTGCCGATGGCCAGCGCCTCAGCCACCAGGCGGCGGCGGCGCTGGCTGGCCAGTACCTGCTGGCGCAGGTTGGGGATATCCCAACGCTGGCGTGCTTCATCGACAAATGCCTGCAGCAGCGCCTGGTGGTCCGGGCTGCCGGTGAGGTTCTCCCGTTCGTGCGGGTCGCGGCTCAGGTCATAGAGTAAACATGGGTCGTCTTCGCTGTACACGAACTTGTAGGCGCCGCGGCGGATCATCATCAGCGGGCCGACCGTGCCTTCGGCCATGTATTCGCCGATCACCTCGTCATGGCCCCCCTGCCCTTGCAGGTGGCCGAGCAAAGAACGGCCGTCGAGGTGAAGCTGGTTATCCACAGCGCCTCCGGCCAGTTCCACCAGCGTCGGCAGCAGGTCACAAGTCGACACTGCAGCGGTCACGCGGCCCGGCGCGAAGCGTTTGGGCGCATGCACCAGCAGCGGTACGCGTGCCGACATCTCGAACCAGTGCATTTTGTACCAGAGGCCCCGCTCGCCAAGCATGTCGCCATGGTCGCCGGAGAACACGATGAGAGTGTTATCAGCAAGATTGCATTCTTCCAGCGTCTGCAGCAGCTGGCCGATGTTGTCGTCGATGTAGCTGCAGGCGCCAAAGTAGGCGCGGCGGGCATCGCGGATTTTGTCCACAGGCAGGGGTTTGTTCCACAAGTCGTAAACCTTGAGCAAACGCTGCGAGTGCGGGTCGAGTTCGTGCTGGGCAAATTCTGCGCGGGGCATGGGGATATCCACAGCCTCGTAGCGATCCCAGTAACGCTTCGCGATGGTGTACGGGTCGTGGGGATGGGTCATGGATACCGTCAGGCAGAACGGCCGACCATCGTTTTCGCGGACATGGTCATAGAGGTACTGGCGGGCCTTGAACACCACCTCTTCGTCGAAATCGAGCTGGTTGGTGCGCACGCAGGGCCCGGCCTGCAGCACCGACGACATGTTGTGGTACCAGCTTGGGCGCTCGTCGGGAGCATCCCAGTTCACGGCCCAGCCATAGTCGGCCGGGTAGATATCGCTGGTCAGGCGCTCTTCGTAACCATGCAGCTGGTCCGGGCCGCAGAAGTGCATCTTGCCCGACAGTGCGGTGCGGTAGCCGAGGCGGCGCAGGTAGTGGGCGTAGGTTGGTACATCGGCGGGAAAGTCGGCGGCGTTGTCGAAGGCACCGATGCGGCTGGGTAACTGGCCGCTTACCAGGGTGAAGCGCGAGGGCGCGCATAGAGGGCTGTTGCAGTAGGCAGCATCAAAGACTACGGCCTGCTCCGCCAGGCGGCTCAGGTGTGGCATCTGGATAGGGGACGAGGCGTAGATCGGCAGCAAGGGCGCGGCCATCTGGTCGGCCATGATGAACAGGATATTCGGGCGCGTCATGGTGGCTTCCATCGTTGAGGATTATGCGAACCGCTTGCCTACCAAGATGCGACTGTGGATAACATGGGTAAAGCCCATGGCGGGCAATGACTGGGATTAGCTGTGCTTATGTTTGACCACCTTGCCGAACTGTCCCTCGATGCATTGCGTGTGTTTGAAGCCGCCGCTCGACTACGGGGTTTTACCGCTGCGGCGCTGGAGCTTGGCACCACGCAGCCGGCAGTGAGCCAGCAGGTCAAACGCCTGGAGGCGCAACTGGGCACGCGGCTGTTTGACCGGATCTACCGGGGTATAGAACTGACCGAAGCGGGCTTGGCACTTTTCCAGCAAGTTCACCAAGGCTTGCAGGCCATGGATGACGGGATTGCCCAGGTCAGTGGCCGGGGCCAGCGTGAGGTGCTGCAGGTGGCCACGGACTTTGCGTTTGCCGCGTTCTGGTTGATGCCGCGCCTGCAGCGCTTCCATGAAGCTTATCCACAGGTGGATGTAAGCCTGGTTACGGGTGAGCGAAGCCAGGGCATGCTGCGTCCAGACATCGACGTTGCGGTATTGTTTGGCGACGGGCGCTTTCATCAAGGTGAGAGCCGATGGCTGTTTGATGAAGAGGTTTTCCCTGTCTGCAGCCCGCGGTTGATCCATGGCAAACCCTTGTCAGCCGTGGCTTTGCAGCGTTTGCCCCTTTTGCATTTAAGGGGTGAGCAGGCTAGCCGCTGGTTCGATTGGGCCGGGGTGTTTCGCGGGCTTGGCGTGGACAGCCCGCCGCCCGCCGGCCAACTGCGCTTCGACAACTACACGCTGCTGATCCAGGCCGCGATTGCTGGCCAGGGCGTGGCGATCGGTTGGCGGCATCTGGTCGATGGCCTGGTGGACCAGGGCTTGCTGTGTCGCCCACTGGAGGGCAGTTTGAAGTCGCGTCGGGGCTATTATGTGGTTTTGCCGCCGCGTAAACGGCGCGGGGCTTTGATCGAGCGGTTTGTCGACTGGCTGGAGCAGGAGCGCGTGGGCTAGTGGCAATGTATTCAGGAGTTAACGTGCAGAGAATCAAGGGCTATCACGCCCATGTGTATTACGACGCGTCGACTATCGAGCAGGCGCGGGAGCTGTGCGAGGAAGCGGCGCGGCTGTTCGCCGTGACCATGGGGCGTATGCACCAAAAGCCTGTGGGGCCGCACCCGGACTGGAGCTGCCAGTTGGCGTTCGGGCCAGAGGTGGTGGGTGTGGTTTTGCCGTGGCTGGCACTTTATCGCAAGGGGTTGGTGGTGTTTCTGCACCCGTTGACCGGGGATGAGCTGGCGGACCACCGGGATCATGCGATCTGGATGGGGGCTATACGGCCTTTGGATTTGTCGATTTTTGGAGGATAGTGCTGCCTTCATCGCGGATGAATCCGCCCCTACGCGTGTAGGAGCGGATTTATCCGCGATGCTGGCGACGCGGTTCAGCGGCGGGCGCCGCGCACCCCTTCAGCCAGTGCCGAGCACAGGCTCAATACACCAGTTACCGCCTGATCGGCATCCTTGGCCTGGGCAATCTTGTCGACAAGCGCCGACCCCACCACCACGCCATCGGCCAGGCGGGCGATCGCTGCAGCTTGCTCCGGCGTACGAATACCAAAACCAACACTGATCGGCAGGTCGGTATGGCGACGCAGGCGGGCAATCGCCTCGGTCACGTGCTCGGTGGTTGCGGAACCCGCACCGGTGACACCGGCTACCGACACGTAGTAGACGAAGCCGGAGCTGCGCTCCAGCACGCGCGGCAGGCGAGCGTCGTCGGTAGTCGGCGTGGTCAGGCGAATAAAGTCGATACCTGCCGCCTGAGCCGGGGTGGCAAGTTCTGCGTCGTGCTCTGGAGGCAGGTCGACGATGATCAGGCCATCGACGCCTGCTTCTTTCGCATCGGCGACAAATTCAGCCACGCCAAAGCGGTGGATCGGGTTGTAGTAACCCATCAGCACGATCGGCGTGGTCTGGTTATCCACACGGAATTCACGAACCATCTGCAGGGTTTTGGCCAAGGTCTGGCCAGCTTCCAGCGCACGTAGCGTGGCGAGCTGGATGGCCACGCCGTCAGCCATCGGGTCGGTGAACGGCATGCCCAGTTCGATCACGTCGGCGCCAGCTTCCGGCAGGCCCTTGAGGATCTGCAGCGAGGCGTCGTAGCCGGGGTCGCCAGCAGTGATGAAAGTGACCAGCGCGGAGCGGCCTTCGGCTTTCAGGTCGGCGAAGCGTTGTTCAAGACGGCTCATGCCTGTTTCTCCTGGGCGGCCATGTGGTTCATCACAGTTTGCATGTCTTTGTCGCCACGGCCCGACAGGCAGATGACCATCAGGTGGTCCTTCGGCAGGGTTGGCGCGCGCTTGATGGCTTCAGCCAGCGCGTGGGAGCTTTCCAGCGCCGGGATGATGCCTTCCAGGCGGCACGTGGCGTGGAAGGCGTCCAGCGCCTCGTCGTCGGTAATGCTGACGTACTCAACACGCTTCACTTCGTGCAGGTAAGCGTGCTCCGGGCCGATGCCCGGGTAGTCCAGGCCTGCGGAAATCGAGTGGGCGTCGGTGATCTGGCCGTCGTCATCCTGCAGCAGGTAGGTGCGGTTGCCGTGCAGTACGCCCGGCACACCACCATTGAGGCTGGCGGCATGCTTGTCGGTGTCGACGCCATGGCCACCAGCCTCGACGCCAATGATCTGCACGCTGGCATCATCGAGGAAATCGTGGAACAGGCCCATGGCGTTGGAGCCACCACCGACGCAGGCGATCAGGCTGTCAGGCAGGCGGCCTTCCTTTTCCTGCAACTGGGCGCGGGTTTCCTTGCCGATGATCGACTGGAAGTCGCGGACCATTGCTGGGTAGGGGTGCGGGCCGGCCACAGTACCGATCAGGTAGAAGGTGTCATCGACATTGGTAACCCAGTCGCGCAGCGCTTCGTTCATGGCATCTTTCAGGGTGCCGGTGCCTGCGGTGACCGGCACGATCTCGGCGCCCAGCAGTTTCATGCGGAATACGTTGGCCTGCTGTCGCTCGATGTCGGTGGCGCCCATGTAGATAACGCAGGGCAGGCCGAAGCGCGCAGCCACGGTGGCGGTCGCCACGCCGTGCATGCCGGCGCCGGTTTCGGCGATCAGGCGTTTTTTGCCCATGCGCTTGGCCAGCAGCACCTGGCCAATGCAGTTGTTCACCTTGTGTGCGCCGGTGTGGTTGAGCTCTTCACGTTTGAAGAAAATCTTGGCGCCGCCGCAGTGCTCGGTCAGGCGCTCGGCGAAGTACAGCGGGTTCGGGCGGCCGATGTAGTCACGCTGGAAGTAGGCCAGTTCTTCAAGGAACTTGGGGTCGGCCTTGGCCGCTTCGTATTCGCGGGCCAGGTCCAGCACCAGCGGCATCAGGGTTTCAGCCACGTAGCGGCCGCCGAACGAGCCGAACAGGCCGTTGGCGTCAGGGCCGGCGCGGTATTGGGTCTGGGTCATGGGGCGCTCCAGGGCGTTATGAATGAGTGATGGGCTTTACTGTAACCACCACACGCCCGGCTGAAAACCGATAAGATTGCGTAAACATGTCAGGAAAACTCACATATCAATGGCCCACGACCTCCCTCCTCTCAATGCTTTGCGCGCCTTCGAGGCGGCGGCACGCTTGAACAGCGTTAGCCAGGCTGCGGAAGTGCTGCATGTGACGCACGGTGCAGTCAGCCGTCAGGTCAAGGCGCTGGAAGAACACCTGGGTGTGGCCCTGTTCGTAAAAGAAGGGCGTGGCATCAAACTCACAGATGCCGGGGTGCGACTGCGGGACGCCAGTGGTGAGGCCTTCGACCGGCTGCGCAGTGTGTGTGCCGAGTTGAGCCGTGACGTCAGCGAAGCGCCTTTCGTGCTGGGCTGTTCTGGTAGCCTGCTGGCGCGCTGGTTCATTCCCCGGCTCGGGCGGCTGAAGGCAGATCTGCCGGAACTGCGCCTGCACCTGTCGGCAGGTGAAGGTGACCTCGACCCACGGCGCCCCGGGCTGGACGCACTACTGGTTTATGCCGAACCGCCCTGGCCTGCCGACATGCAGGTGCATGTGCTGGCGGAGGAACGCATCGGGCCGGTGCTCAGCCCGCATTTCAGTGGTTACGAGCGCTTGCGTGATGCCCCCGCCAAAGCGTTGCTCGATGAGGCTTTGCTGCACACCACGTCACGCCCGCAGGCATGGCCTACGTGGGCTGAGCAACAGGGCCTTCATGCCGCGGACTTGCAGTTTGGCCAAGCGTTCGAGCATTTGTATTACTTGCTGGAGGCTGCAGTGGCCGGGCTTGGAGTGGCTATTGCACCACAACCTTTGGTGGCCGATGACCTGCGTGCCGGGCGGCTGAGCGCACCCTGGGGGTTTTCACCCACACCGGCCGCCTTGGCTCTGTGGGTGCCACGGCGCACCGCTGATGGGCGCGCCGAGCAGTTGGCGCAGTGGCTGCGCCGCGAACTGGCTTAGTTGCGACGGTAAAGCAGGTAAGCCGCCAGCAGGCCAAGGGCGCCGATAGCCACGCCGGCGGTGGTGACCGGGTGTTCCTGCGCATAGTCGCGGGTTGCAATGCCCGTCTGGCGGGTTCGGTTCTTCACTTCCTCGTAAGCATCGCTTAGCAGGCTGCGCGAGTGTTTAAGCGCGCTTTCGGCGTTGCTGCGGATGGCCTTCACGGACTTCTGGGACTCTTCCGAGGCGTCATGCTTGAGGTTTTCCAGGGTTTTCAGAAGGCTCTCGATCTCCGCTTCCATGCTTTCCAGGGATGTTTTACGCAGCGAGTTGCGGTGCATGTTGACTCTCCTTCGCAGGGTGGGCTGTACAGGTTGCGACTGCGCTGCAACAAGAAAGTGCGATCGAACTTTGGTGCGAGGTGACGGCTCGCAGGTAAACCAGGCCTGCGCTGCTAGGCTGAACCAAACCGTCATTGAAGGAGAACACTCATGTCCGATCATCACACCTACAAGAAGATCGAACTGGTCGGCTCTTCGGCCACCAGTATCGAAGAGGCGATCAATAACGCCCTGGCGGAAGCGGGTAAAAGCATCAAGCACCTGGAGTGGTTCGAGGTGGTCGATACCCGCGGCCATATCCGGGACAACAAGGCGGCGCACTTTCAAGTAACCCTCAAGGTCGGCTTCCGGATTGCAAACAGCTGATTGAGCTGGGTGCCTTGTTGGCGCTCATATCGAATTTCATCGGTACAAGGAAAGCGAGTGATGAAGAAACTGATAGTGGCGGTAGGCCTGATGACGCTGGCGGGTAGCGCGCTGGCGGCAGGCAAGCCTTGTGAAGAGCTAAAGGCGGAAATTGCGGCGAAGCTGGATGCGAAGGGCGTCAGCGGCTACACGCTGGAAATCGTCAGCAAGGGCGAACCGGCAGGCAAAGTGGTGGGTACCTGTGAGGGTGGCACCAAGGAAATTGTCTATCGTCGGGGTTAGACGGCAGTTCTTCGCGGGTAGCCCAACTTCCCACCCTGTGGGAGCGGGTTTACCCGCGAACAGCCTTACTCGGACTTGAGCGCCTGCGCCAACAGCTCGTAAGACCTGACCCGGTCGGCATGTTCATACAAATCACAGGTGAAGATCAGCTCATCCGCACCGGTCTGCTCCAGCAGCACTTCCACCTTGGCCCGTACTTTCTGCGGGCTGCCAATCATCGCCAGCCCCAGGAAGCTGCCCACGGCATCCCGTTCATGGGGCAGCCACAGGCCATCCATGCTCGGAACCGGCGGTTTCTGCATCAGGCTCTGGCCACGCATCAGGGCCAGGATGCGCTGATACACCGATGTCGCCAGATACTCGGCCTGCTCATCGGTATCGGCGACCACCATTGGTACGCCAAGCATCACGTACGGCTTGTCCAGTGTGGTGGAGGGCTTGAAATGGTTGCGGTACACGCGGATCGCCTCATGCATGTAACGCGGCGCGAAGTGCGAGGCGAAGGCGTAGGGCATGCCGCGCATGCCAGCCAACTGGGCGCTGAATAGGCTGGAACCCAGCAGCCACATCGGCACTTCGGTGTCATGACCCGGCACGGCGATCACTTTTTGATCATCGGTACGCGGGCCAAGGTACCGCGACAATTCCTCTACATCATCCGGGAAGTCGTCGGCACTGCCCGAGCGCTCGCGCCGCAGGGCGTGGGCGGTCATCTGGTCTGAGCCGGGGGCGCGGCCCAGGCCCAGGTCGATGCGCCCTGGGTAAAGGCTGGCGAGGGTGCCGAACTGCTCGGCGATTACCAGCGGCGCATGGTTGGGCAGCATGACCCCACCCGAACCAATGCGGATGGTTGAGGTACCGCCAGCGAGGTAGCCGATCAACACCGAGGTGGCGGAGCTGGCGATACCATCCATATTGTGGTGTTCAGCCACCCAGAACCGGTTGTAGCCAAAGCGTTCGGCATGCTGTGCCAGGTCCAGTGAGTTGCGCAGTGACTGCGCTGGGCCTTGATCGGCACGCACCGGCACCAGGTCGAGGGTGGAAATTTTCAGGTCACGCAGCTGCGTCATCGGAGCCTCCGCAGAAAGTGGGTGGCCACAGGGCCTTTCAGACTCTGTATGGGCACATTGCGTCGATTCCAATGCCAGTTGAGCGATTCGTCTGAACTTGCCGTAGGGCGATGGCCTCACAAGGCATAGATACCAGACCGAATGACCAGGAGGCATCATGAAAAAAACAGCATCGGCGATCTGGCAAGGTGGCCTGAAAGACGGTAAAGGGTTGTTGTCCACCGAA
The genomic region above belongs to Pseudomonas sp. PSKL.D1 and contains:
- the aroE gene encoding shikimate dehydrogenase, whose translation is MDQYVVFGNPIGHSKSPLIHRLFAEQTGQQLEYATLLAPLDEFSDCARGFFKQGSGGNVTVPFKEEAYRLCDSLTPRAQRAGAVNTLSKLADGSLQGDNTDGAGLVRDLTVNAGVELAGKRILVLGAGGAVRGVLEPILAHKPQTLVIANRTVEKAEQLAREFDELGPVVASGFAWLQEPVDVIINATSASLAGEMPPIADSLVEAGRTVCYDMMYGKEPTPFCQWASRLGAAKVLDGLGMLAEQAAEAFFIWRGVRPDTAPVLAELRRQLARG
- the betC gene encoding choline-sulfatase, with protein sequence MTRPNILFIMADQMAAPLLPIYASSPIQMPHLSRLAEQAVVFDAAYCNSPLCAPSRFTLVSGQLPSRIGAFDNAADFPADVPTYAHYLRRLGYRTALSGKMHFCGPDQLHGYEERLTSDIYPADYGWAVNWDAPDERPSWYHNMSSVLQAGPCVRTNQLDFDEEVVFKARQYLYDHVRENDGRPFCLTVSMTHPHDPYTIAKRYWDRYEAVDIPMPRAEFAQHELDPHSQRLLKVYDLWNKPLPVDKIRDARRAYFGACSYIDDNIGQLLQTLEECNLADNTLIVFSGDHGDMLGERGLWYKMHWFEMSARVPLLVHAPKRFAPGRVTAAVSTCDLLPTLVELAGGAVDNQLHLDGRSLLGHLQGQGGHDEVIGEYMAEGTVGPLMMIRRGAYKFVYSEDDPCLLYDLSRDPHERENLTGSPDHQALLQAFVDEARQRWDIPNLRQQVLASQRRRRLVAEALAIGKLKSWDHQPLVDASQQYMRNHIDLDDLERKARYPQPAPMD
- a CDS encoding DOPA 4,5-dioxygenase family protein, whose amino-acid sequence is MQRIKGYHAHVYYDASTIEQARELCEEAARLFAVTMGRMHQKPVGPHPDWSCQLAFGPEVVGVVLPWLALYRKGLVVFLHPLTGDELADHRDHAIWMGAIRPLDLSIFGG
- the choX gene encoding choline ABC transporter substrate-binding protein, encoding MQKFSTAVIALVMSLGTATAYADDAQCNTVKLADPGWSDIASTNAVARLLLESLGYQVKIDSLAVPIIYGGLKDGKVDAFLGNWMPAQQGFHDKFIATGDVQQLSRNLEGTEFTLAVPDDVWNAGVKDFADLQKHADQFDKKLYGIGSGAPANLSLKEIIDKNEFNLGQWKLVESSEQAMLAQVDRAVKKNQFITFLGWTPHPMNVKLKMHYLTGGEKWFGSKGEVFTLTRKGYPQACPNAAKVLSNLSFTLDMENSIMAEVVDKKISFDEAARAWVKAHPEVLDVWLAGVTTLKGADAAQRLKAKL
- a CDS encoding SulP family inorganic anion transporter, which gives rise to MPRAHQLLPFLAWLPRQTGRSLRQDLLVGLSGAILALPQSIAYALIAGLPAEYGLYAAIVPVLIACLWGSSWHLICGPTAAISIVLYASISPLAVAGSADYVTLVLLLTFLGGIFQLLLGLMRFGALVNFVSHSVVLGFTLGAAIVIALGQLPNLLGMDLPSQATALKTVQDLASHAGDVDLPSLLLGLATVVIGMALKLWRPRWPSLLISLIVVSLLAWLMPGFFGHVPRVPAFTGQLPPLSPLPLLDVELMLRLLPSAVAVGMLGLVTSLSIARSLSGRSEQLIDADQEIRAQGLSNIVGAFFSGYLSSGSFTRSGLSYDAGARSPMAGVFSALWVALFAVTGAGLIAHLPIPAMAGSILLICWGLVDHRAIRALFRVSRSEFLVMALTAAATLLLELQTAIYAGVLASLFFYLKRTSRPRVQQSREGEADVLRVGGSIFFGAAHYLQVRLQRCQGPHVVIDARQVNFIDYSGVDMLHREARRLIRTGGSLTLHRARPQVIEELQKLEGVELCPIQFEE
- the hemF gene encoding oxygen-dependent coproporphyrinogen oxidase → MTSRTEAVKAYLLDLQDRICSALETEDGGARFVEDAWVREAGGGGRTRVIGEGKVIEKGGVNFSHVFGAGLPPSASAHRPELAGRGFEALGVSLVIHPHNPHVPTSHANVRFFIAEKEGEEAVWWFGGGFDLTPYYGNEEDCIHWHRVAEQACAPFGADVYPRYKAWCDRYFHLKHRGEPRGIGGLFFDDLNEWDFDTCFAFIRAIGDAFVDAYLPIVQRRKDTPYTAQQREFQEYRRGRYVEFNLVYDRGTLFGLQSGGRTESILMSLPPQVRWGYDWKAAPGSEEARLTEYYLQDRDWLGQ
- a CDS encoding choline sulfate utilization transcriptional regulator, with the protein product MFDHLAELSLDALRVFEAAARLRGFTAAALELGTTQPAVSQQVKRLEAQLGTRLFDRIYRGIELTEAGLALFQQVHQGLQAMDDGIAQVSGRGQREVLQVATDFAFAAFWLMPRLQRFHEAYPQVDVSLVTGERSQGMLRPDIDVAVLFGDGRFHQGESRWLFDEEVFPVCSPRLIHGKPLSAVALQRLPLLHLRGEQASRWFDWAGVFRGLGVDSPPPAGQLRFDNYTLLIQAAIAGQGVAIGWRHLVDGLVDQGLLCRPLEGSLKSRRGYYVVLPPRKRRGALIERFVDWLEQERVG